A window of the Polaribacter sp. HaHaR_3_91 genome harbors these coding sequences:
- a CDS encoding ammonium transporter yields the protein MELLTINNVWMMICTALVFFMHLGFAFLEIGLTRQKNTLNILFKNIFIITTGLLLYALVGFNLMYPGFAEGSSGIFGFAGFGLSSPLTAEGALDLTYNEGYTYWTDFLFQGMFAATAATIVSGAVAERMKILPFMIFAVIYVGIVYPIAGSWKWGGGFLDQLSTPFYDFAGSTLVHSVGGWAAVVAVCLLGARIGKFKKGEIQAIPGHNIPLATAGVLILWLGWFGFNGGSVLSADPGLTSLTLVTTCLSAAAGGVVAAIVSTIMYKNLDLTMFLNGILGGLVGITAGADQMSPTDAILIGAIAGVIIVFAVSLIDKLKLDDPVGAIAVHLICGIWGTLAVGLFGNLAGVDQFISQLIGVASYAVFCLVTSFIIIYTLKKTMGIRVSEKEELEGLDVHEHGMDAYPDFRLNEH from the coding sequence ATGGAATTATTAACAATTAACAATGTATGGATGATGATCTGTACAGCACTAGTTTTCTTTATGCATTTAGGTTTTGCATTTTTAGAAATTGGTTTAACAAGACAGAAAAACACACTTAACATTCTTTTTAAAAATATATTCATCATCACAACCGGACTTTTACTATATGCATTAGTAGGTTTCAATTTAATGTACCCTGGCTTCGCAGAAGGTTCATCTGGAATTTTTGGTTTTGCAGGATTTGGACTATCATCTCCATTAACAGCAGAAGGCGCTTTAGACCTTACTTACAATGAAGGTTACACTTACTGGACTGATTTCTTATTTCAAGGAATGTTTGCTGCAACTGCTGCAACCATAGTTTCTGGTGCTGTTGCCGAAAGAATGAAAATACTTCCATTTATGATATTCGCCGTAATATACGTAGGTATCGTTTACCCAATTGCAGGTTCTTGGAAATGGGGTGGTGGATTTTTAGATCAATTATCAACACCTTTTTACGATTTTGCAGGATCTACATTAGTACACTCCGTTGGTGGATGGGCAGCTGTAGTAGCTGTTTGCTTATTAGGAGCTAGAATAGGAAAATTCAAAAAAGGAGAAATACAAGCAATCCCTGGTCATAACATACCTTTAGCAACCGCTGGTGTTTTAATACTTTGGTTAGGATGGTTTGGTTTTAATGGTGGTTCTGTTTTATCTGCAGATCCTGGATTAACATCTTTAACTTTAGTAACTACTTGTTTATCTGCAGCTGCAGGTGGAGTTGTAGCCGCTATCGTTTCTACTATAATGTATAAAAATTTAGATTTAACAATGTTCTTAAATGGTATTTTAGGAGGATTAGTTGGTATTACCGCGGGAGCAGATCAAATGTCTCCTACAGACGCTATTTTAATTGGCGCTATTGCTGGTGTAATTATTGTTTTTGCGGTTAGCCTAATAGATAAATTAAAATTAGATGACCCAGTTGGTGCTATTGCTGTTCACTTAATATGTGGTATTTGGGGAACTTTAGCAGTAGGTTTATTTGGTAACCTTGCAGGTGTAGATCAATTTATTAGCCAACTAATCGGAGTAGCTTCTTATGCAGTATTTTGCTTAGTAACTTCGTTTATCATTATATACACTCTAAAGAAAACAATGGGAATTAGAGTTAGTGAAAAAGAAGAATTAGAAGGATTAGATGTTCATGAACACGGTATGGATGCATACCCTGATTTTCGTTTAAACGAGCACTAG
- the gltB gene encoding glutamate synthase large subunit: MEKQGLYLPEFEHENCGAGFICNLNGDKTNQIIHDALEILVKLEHRGGVSADGKTGDGAGILIDIPHDYFKRVCNFPIPEQREYAVGMVFLPKVDNQYNFCKTTFEKEIKQQGLAILGWREVPVDPSQLGEIALASEPIIEQLFIGKTEEIEEATFKAKLYAARKIAEHTIRKSKISESKYFYIPSLSTTTIIYKGIIMPEDIGPYYKDLQEIDLVTRLALVHQRFSTNTMPTWELAQPFRHMCQNGEINTLRGNVSRMRVREEIMKSDVFGPQIDKLFPIILPGKSDSASMDMVVELLTHTGRSLPEIMMMMIPEAWEKHKTMSKERKAFYEYNGCIMEPWDGPASVPFTDGDYIGALLDRNGLRPSRYTVTKSGSLIMSSEIGVVDVAPEDVKEHGRLEPGKMFLVDMNEGRIIQDEEIKSKIVSERPYQKWLDKSRLHLKDVPYNGETCPIETIDVKTRQRLFNYTFEDIQEVITPMAIVGKEALGSMGIDTPLAVLSDRPQLISNYFKQLFAQVTNPPLDGIREEIVTDISLNLGKDRNIFSITNRQCRKLRIQNPVISNADLEKIRNIDIESFKAKTIEILYPKAQGLNGLEDALDAIVIQVEKAIEEKNNIIILSDRGVNQEFAPIPALLACSFVNHQLNRLRKRSYFDIIIESAEPREPHHFATLFGYGASAVNPYMVNEIIRMQVKEGFITGMDEQKAVDNFNQAIGKGILKVMNKIGISTLHSYRGSQIFEIVGFNSQFVEKYFPYTASRIEGIGLYEVEKEIDQRYKQAYPDNQIDKNLGLNVGGDYRWRRNGERHLFNPTTVAKLQQAVRLSDQASYDVYAKTINEQSESLMTIRGLFQFDNLDPIPLEEVEPWTDIVKRFKTGAMSYGSISREAHENLAIAMNRIGGKSNSGEGGEDRKRFQKDINGDSRNSAIKQVASGRFGVTSHYLSSAKEIQIKMAQGAKPGEGGQLPGAKVLPWIAAARNSTPFVGLISPPPHHDIYSIEDLAQLIYDLKNANRDARINVKLVSEVGVGTIAAGVAKAKADVVLIAGYDGGTGASPLTSLKHAGLPWELGLAEAQQTLVLNDLRSRIVVECDGQLKTGRDVAIAALLGAEEFGFATAPLVASGCIMMRKCHLNTCPVGIATQDKELRKNFKGTPEHVINFFFYIAEELRAIMAQLGFRTLDEMVGQTHKINANKAINHYKAKGLDLSSILHRPTAYRSMIVKNTEKQDHNLEGVLDFTILKDSHRALYRKEKMNLAYPIKNTNRTVGAIVSHEISKIYGHLGLPEDTLNINFTGSAGQSFGAFGAHGLTFILDGNTNDYLGKGLSGAKLIIKKPAKADFLAENNIIVGNVCMFGAVAGEAYINGIAGERFAVRNSGATAVVEGVGDHCCEYMTGGKVVVLGKTGRNFAAGMSGGIAYVYDPNNTFINGLCNTETIEFEEISEEVAAELKATIEKHVLYTDSKKGAELLADWDTSLKNFVKVMPTEYKKALKRIETEEPMFEELTIA; encoded by the coding sequence ATGGAGAAACAAGGATTATACTTACCAGAGTTTGAACACGAAAATTGCGGTGCTGGTTTTATCTGTAATTTGAATGGAGATAAAACAAATCAAATTATACATGACGCCCTAGAAATTCTAGTAAAACTAGAACATAGAGGAGGTGTTAGTGCAGATGGAAAGACAGGAGATGGAGCTGGAATTTTAATAGACATACCTCATGACTATTTTAAACGAGTCTGTAATTTTCCTATACCCGAACAACGCGAATATGCTGTTGGAATGGTGTTTCTTCCAAAAGTAGACAACCAATATAATTTCTGTAAAACCACATTTGAAAAAGAAATAAAACAACAAGGACTTGCCATTTTAGGATGGAGAGAAGTTCCTGTAGACCCTTCTCAATTAGGAGAAATTGCTTTAGCATCAGAACCTATTATTGAACAATTATTTATCGGTAAAACCGAAGAAATTGAAGAAGCTACCTTTAAAGCTAAATTATATGCTGCTAGAAAAATAGCAGAACATACCATCAGAAAATCTAAAATTTCTGAAAGTAAATATTTTTACATTCCAAGTTTATCTACTACTACAATCATCTACAAAGGTATTATTATGCCAGAAGATATTGGACCTTACTATAAAGATTTACAAGAAATAGATTTAGTAACACGTTTGGCATTAGTACACCAACGTTTTTCTACCAATACAATGCCAACTTGGGAGTTAGCACAACCATTTAGACACATGTGTCAGAATGGTGAAATTAACACTTTACGTGGTAATGTTAGTAGAATGAGAGTTCGAGAAGAAATCATGAAAAGTGATGTTTTTGGACCACAAATAGACAAATTATTCCCAATTATATTACCAGGAAAATCAGATTCTGCTTCTATGGATATGGTTGTTGAACTATTAACTCACACCGGTCGTTCATTACCAGAAATTATGATGATGATGATTCCTGAAGCTTGGGAAAAACATAAAACCATGTCTAAAGAGCGTAAAGCTTTTTACGAATACAACGGCTGTATTATGGAGCCTTGGGATGGACCTGCTTCTGTACCTTTTACAGATGGAGATTATATTGGAGCCTTATTAGATAGAAATGGTTTAAGACCATCTAGATATACGGTTACAAAAAGTGGTAGCTTAATTATGTCATCAGAAATTGGTGTTGTAGATGTTGCGCCAGAAGACGTAAAAGAACACGGAAGATTGGAACCAGGAAAAATGTTCTTGGTAGACATGAATGAAGGTAGAATTATTCAGGATGAAGAAATAAAAAGTAAAATTGTTTCTGAAAGACCGTATCAAAAATGGTTAGACAAATCTCGTTTACACTTAAAAGATGTTCCTTATAACGGTGAAACTTGCCCAATTGAAACCATTGATGTAAAAACGCGTCAACGTTTATTTAATTATACTTTTGAAGATATTCAAGAAGTAATTACACCAATGGCAATTGTTGGTAAAGAAGCTTTAGGATCAATGGGAATTGATACACCTTTAGCCGTTTTATCAGACAGACCCCAATTAATCTCAAACTACTTTAAACAACTTTTCGCACAAGTTACCAACCCACCTTTAGATGGTATTCGTGAAGAAATTGTAACTGATATTAGTTTAAATTTAGGAAAAGATAGAAATATTTTCAGCATTACAAACAGACAGTGTAGAAAATTAAGAATTCAGAACCCTGTTATTTCTAATGCCGATTTAGAAAAAATAAGAAATATAGATATTGAAAGTTTCAAAGCAAAAACTATTGAAATTTTATATCCAAAAGCACAAGGATTAAACGGACTTGAGGATGCTTTAGACGCAATTGTTATTCAGGTTGAAAAAGCAATTGAAGAAAAAAATAACATCATTATATTATCTGACCGTGGTGTAAACCAAGAGTTTGCTCCTATTCCTGCTTTATTAGCATGTTCTTTTGTAAATCATCAATTAAACCGTTTACGTAAGCGTTCTTATTTCGATATTATTATTGAATCTGCAGAACCACGTGAACCACATCATTTTGCAACTTTATTTGGTTATGGCGCTAGTGCTGTAAACCCATATATGGTTAATGAAATTATCAGAATGCAAGTTAAAGAAGGCTTCATAACTGGTATGGACGAGCAAAAAGCTGTAGATAATTTCAACCAAGCGATTGGTAAAGGAATTTTAAAAGTAATGAACAAAATTGGAATCTCTACACTACATTCTTATAGAGGTTCTCAAATTTTCGAAATTGTAGGTTTTAACTCGCAATTTGTAGAAAAATACTTCCCTTATACAGCCTCAAGAATTGAAGGTATTGGTTTATATGAAGTTGAAAAAGAAATTGATCAACGCTATAAACAAGCATATCCAGACAATCAAATTGACAAAAACTTAGGTTTAAATGTTGGTGGAGATTACAGATGGAGAAGAAATGGTGAACGCCACTTATTTAATCCAACAACAGTTGCAAAATTACAGCAAGCTGTACGTTTAAGTGATCAAGCGAGTTATGATGTATACGCCAAAACAATCAACGAACAGTCAGAAAGTTTAATGACAATTCGTGGTTTGTTTCAGTTCGACAACTTAGACCCTATTCCATTAGAAGAAGTAGAACCTTGGACAGACATTGTAAAACGTTTTAAAACGGGTGCCATGTCTTACGGATCTATCTCTAGAGAAGCACATGAAAATTTAGCGATTGCCATGAATAGAATTGGAGGAAAATCTAATTCTGGTGAAGGTGGTGAAGACAGAAAACGTTTTCAAAAAGATATTAATGGAGACAGCAGAAACTCTGCCATTAAGCAAGTAGCTTCTGGTAGATTTGGAGTAACTTCTCATTACCTATCAAGCGCAAAAGAAATACAAATTAAAATGGCTCAAGGAGCAAAACCTGGTGAAGGTGGTCAATTACCCGGAGCCAAAGTTTTACCTTGGATTGCAGCTGCAAGAAACTCAACTCCTTTTGTTGGATTGATTTCTCCTCCTCCACACCACGATATTTATTCTATTGAAGATTTAGCACAATTAATCTACGATTTAAAGAATGCAAACAGAGACGCTAGAATTAATGTAAAGTTAGTTTCTGAAGTTGGTGTTGGTACTATTGCCGCAGGTGTTGCCAAAGCAAAAGCAGATGTTGTACTAATTGCTGGTTACGATGGTGGTACCGGAGCATCTCCTCTTACCTCATTAAAACACGCTGGTTTACCTTGGGAACTTGGTTTAGCTGAAGCACAACAAACTTTAGTTCTTAATGATTTAAGAAGTAGAATTGTTGTAGAATGTGACGGACAATTAAAAACAGGTCGTGATGTTGCTATTGCAGCTTTACTAGGTGCTGAAGAGTTTGGTTTTGCAACCGCTCCTTTAGTTGCTTCAGGTTGTATCATGATGCGTAAATGTCACTTAAACACTTGTCCGGTTGGTATTGCTACTCAAGATAAAGAGTTACGTAAAAACTTTAAAGGAACACCAGAACACGTAATTAACTTCTTCTTCTATATTGCAGAAGAATTAAGAGCAATTATGGCGCAACTAGGCTTTAGAACACTAGATGAAATGGTGGGCCAGACTCATAAAATTAACGCAAACAAAGCAATAAATCACTATAAAGCAAAAGGTTTAGATTTATCTAGTATTTTACACAGACCAACTGCTTATAGAAGCATGATTGTTAAGAATACTGAAAAGCAAGACCACAACTTAGAAGGAGTTTTAGACTTTACTATATTAAAAGATTCTCACAGAGCTTTATATAGAAAAGAAAAAATGAATTTAGCATATCCAATTAAAAATACAAATCGTACTGTTGGAGCCATTGTAAGTCATGAAATCTCTAAAATCTATGGTCACTTAGGTTTACCAGAAGACACATTAAACATCAACTTTACAGGATCTGCAGGTCAAAGTTTTGGAGCATTTGGTGCTCATGGATTAACATTTATCTTAGACGGTAACACAAATGATTATTTAGGTAAAGGTTTATCTGGAGCCAAATTAATTATTAAGAAACCCGCAAAAGCAGACTTTTTAGCAGAAAATAATATTATTGTTGGTAACGTTTGTATGTTTGGGGCCGTAGCCGGTGAAGCGTATATAAACGGAATTGCAGGAGAACGTTTTGCAGTTCGTAACTCTGGTGCAACAGCAGTTGTAGAAGGAGTTGGAGATCACTGTTGTGAATATATGACCGGTGGTAAAGTAGTTGTTTTAGGTAAAACAGGTAGAAATTTTGCTGCAGGTATGAGTGGTGGTATCGCTTATGTATATGACCCTAACAATACATTTATAAACGGACTTTGTAATACAGAAACTATTGAGTTCGAAGAAATCTCTGAAGAAGTTGCTGCCGAATTAAAAGCAACAATAGAAAAACATGTTTTATATACAGACAGTAAAAAAGGTGCAGAATTGTTAGCAGATTGGGACACAAGTTTAAAAAACTTTGTAAAAGTAATGCCAACTGAATACAAGAAAGCCTTAAAACGTATAGAAACAGAAGAACCAATGTTCGAAGAACTAACAATAGCATAA
- a CDS encoding glutamate synthase subunit beta encodes MGKITGFKEFERQDETYTAVKDRVKNYKEFTVPLSEEEITKQGSRCMDCGIPFCHSGCPLGNLIPDFNHMVHQGEWKKASWILHSTNNFPEFTGRLCPAPCEQSCVLGIIEDPVSIENIEKNIVERAFKEGWIKPQPPKNRTGKTIAIVGSGPAGLAAAQQLNRAGHTVTVFERDDEVGGLLRYGIPNFKLEKGIIDRRIAILEAEGIIFKTNVNVGVNYSVKDLKAFDSIVLCGGATERRSLPTPGIDADGVVQAMDFLTQQTKVVFGKEVKNQILATDKDVIVIGGGDTGSDCIGTSNRHGAKSVVNFEIMPKPPGHRSPTTPWPFWPLQLKTSSSHKEGAERNWLINTKEFVKDSDGKLTALKTVNVEWKMVPGQRPQLIEIAGTEKTWPCDLALLALGFTGPESTLADKLGLKTDARSNYKAEYGKYQTNVKNIFTAGDMRRGQSLIVWAISEGREAARQVDLFLMGKTELPSKDVTGDLVAM; translated from the coding sequence ATGGGAAAAATAACAGGATTTAAAGAATTTGAAAGACAGGATGAAACATACACTGCTGTAAAAGATCGTGTAAAAAATTATAAAGAATTTACAGTTCCTCTTTCTGAAGAAGAAATAACAAAACAAGGATCACGTTGTATGGATTGTGGTATTCCTTTTTGCCATAGTGGTTGTCCATTAGGAAATCTAATTCCAGATTTCAATCATATGGTACACCAAGGTGAATGGAAAAAAGCATCATGGATACTACATTCTACAAACAATTTTCCAGAATTCACAGGTCGCTTATGCCCTGCTCCATGCGAACAATCATGTGTGCTAGGTATTATTGAAGACCCAGTTTCTATTGAAAATATTGAAAAAAATATTGTAGAACGCGCCTTTAAAGAAGGATGGATAAAACCACAACCTCCTAAAAACAGAACAGGAAAAACAATTGCAATTGTTGGTTCTGGTCCTGCAGGATTAGCAGCAGCACAACAATTAAACAGAGCCGGTCATACAGTAACTGTTTTTGAAAGAGATGATGAAGTTGGTGGTTTATTACGTTACGGAATTCCTAATTTTAAATTAGAAAAAGGAATTATCGATAGAAGAATTGCTATTTTAGAAGCAGAAGGAATTATATTTAAAACAAATGTAAACGTTGGCGTTAACTATAGTGTAAAAGATTTAAAAGCTTTTGACAGCATTGTATTATGTGGCGGTGCAACAGAAAGACGCAGCTTACCAACTCCTGGTATTGATGCCGATGGTGTAGTACAAGCAATGGATTTCTTAACACAACAAACAAAAGTTGTATTTGGTAAAGAAGTAAAAAACCAAATACTAGCTACAGATAAAGATGTAATTGTAATTGGTGGTGGAGATACAGGATCTGATTGTATTGGGACCTCAAACAGACACGGAGCAAAATCTGTGGTAAACTTTGAAATTATGCCAAAACCTCCAGGACACCGTTCACCAACAACTCCTTGGCCTTTTTGGCCTTTACAATTAAAAACTTCTTCTTCTCACAAAGAAGGTGCAGAGCGTAATTGGTTAATTAATACCAAAGAGTTTGTTAAAGATTCAGACGGAAAATTAACTGCTTTAAAAACAGTTAATGTAGAATGGAAAATGGTTCCAGGTCAAAGACCTCAGCTAATAGAGATTGCAGGTACAGAAAAAACATGGCCTTGCGACTTAGCTTTACTAGCATTAGGATTTACAGGCCCAGAAAGCACTTTAGCAGATAAATTAGGCCTTAAGACAGATGCTCGTTCTAACTACAAAGCAGAATACGGTAAATATCAAACCAATGTAAAAAACATCTTTACAGCAGGAGATATGCGTCGCGGACAGTCTTTAATTGTTTGGGCAATTTCTGAAGGAAGAGAAGCAGCAAGACAAGTAGATTTATTTTTAATGGGTAAAACAGAATTACCTTCTAAAGATGTTACTGGCGATTTAGTTGCTATGTAA